Proteins from one Mercurialis annua linkage group LG7, ddMerAnnu1.2, whole genome shotgun sequence genomic window:
- the LOC126654509 gene encoding uncharacterized protein LOC126654509, which translates to MALEWVVLGYTAGAEAIMVLLLTLPGLAVLRKGLVSVTRNLLKPFLSVVPFCLFLLMDIYWKYENRPSCEGESCTPSEHLRHQKSIMKSQRNALLIAAALVFYWLLYSVTHLVVKIEQLNQRIERLKNKED; encoded by the coding sequence ATGGCGCTGGAATGGGTCGTGCTAGGCTACACCGCAGGAGCAGAAGCAATCATGGTCCTCCTCTTAACACTCCCCGGCTTAGCCGTACTCCGTAAAGGATTAGTCTCCGTCACGCGCAACCTCCTCAAACCGTTTTTATCGGTGGTGCCGTTCTGTCTGTTCCTTCTGATGGACATTTACTGGAAATACGAGAACCGGCCGAGCTGCGAAGGCGAGTCGTGCACGCCGTCGGAGCATCTGAGGCACCAGAAGTCCATAATGAAGAGTCAGAGGAACGCGCTTCTGATCGCGGCGGCGCTTGTGTTTTACTGGCTGCTGTATTCTGTTACTCACCTTGTGGTTAAGATTGAGCAGTTGAATCAGAGAATCGAGAGGCTTAAGAATAAAGAAGATTGA